In a single window of the Oryctolagus cuniculus chromosome 9, mOryCun1.1, whole genome shotgun sequence genome:
- the TSC22D1 gene encoding TSC22 domain family protein 1 isoform X10 has product MHQPPESTAAAAAAAADISARKMAHPAMFPRRGSAGGSASALSAAGTGIGSNATSSEDFPPPSLLQPPPPAASSSSGPQPPPPQSLNLLSQAQLQAQPLAPGGTQMKKKSGFQITSVTPAQISASISSNNSIAEDTESYDDLDESHTEDLSSSEILDVSLSRATDLGEPERSSSEETLNNFQEAETPGAVSPNQPHLPQQSVVINGNAHPHHLHHHHHIHHGHHLHHGHHHPSHAAVASASIPGGPPSSPVSRKLSTTGSSDGVAPVAPASAVSSSGSPASVMTNIRAPSTAGGIGINSVTGTNTVNNVNIAAVGSFSPNVTSSVLGSANISASNIPSAASVSVGPGVPSGVNVNILSGMGNGTVSSSAVVNSVPGAAAGMTVGLVSSQQQQPTVNTSRFRVVKLDSSSEPFKKGRWTCTEFYEKENAVPATEGVAINKVVETVRQNPVEVSSERESTSGSSVSSSVSTLSHYTESVGSGEMGTPTVVVQPQQQQPPPPPALQGVALQQMDFSSAGPQSISQPQMSQVQLQSQELSYQQKQGLQPVPLQATINAATGIQPSPVNVVGVTSALGQQPSISSLAQPQLPYSQTAPPVQTPLPGAPPQQLQYGQHQPMVSTQLAPGHGQPVTQNPTSEYVQQQPMLQTAMSSGQPSSAGVGAGATVIPVAQPPGIQLPVQPIAVQAQPAGASSQPVGQAQTAVSAVPAGSQMANVGQQANIPTAVQQPSTQVTPSVIQQGAPPSSQVVPPAQTGIIHQGVQTSASSLPQQLVIAPQSTLLTVPPQPQGVEPVAQGVSQQLPAVSPLPSASSISVTNQVSSTGPSGMPSAPTNLVPPQNIAQTPATQNGNLVQSVSQPPLIATNINLPLAQQIPLSSAQFSAQSLAQAIGSQIEDARRPAEPSLVGLPQTLSGDSGGMSAVSDGSSSSLAASASLFPLKVLPLTTPLVDGEDESSSGASVVAIDNKIEQAMDLVKSHLMYAVREEVEVLKEQIKELIEKNSQLEQENNLLKTLASPEQLAQFQAQLQTGSPPATTQPQGTTQPPAQPASQGSGPTA; this is encoded by the coding sequence ATGCACCAGCCGCCTGAGtccaccgccgccgccgcggcggcCGCCGCAGACATTAGTGCTAGGAAGATGGCGCACCCGGCAATGTTCCCTCGAAGGGGCAGCGCTGGTGGCAGCGCCTCTGCTCTCAGTGCAGCAGGTACTGGCATCGGGAGTAATGCCACATCTTCCGAGGATTTTCCGCCGCCCTCGCTGCTCCAGCCGCCGCCTCCTGCAGCATCTTCCTCGTCGGGACCACAGCCTCCGCCTCCACAAAGCCTGAACCTCCTCTCGCAGGCTCAGCTGCAGGCACAGCCTCTTGCGCCAGGCGGaactcaaatgaaaaagaaaagtggcTTCCAGATAACTAGCGTCACTCCGGCTCAGATCTCCGCCAGTATCAGCTCTAACAACAGTATAGCGGAGGATACAGAGAGCTATGACGATCTGGATGAATCTCacacggaagacctctcttcctccgAGATCCTTGATGTGTCACTTTCCAGGGCTACTGACTTGGGGGAGCCTGAGCGCAGCTCCTCGGAGGAGACTCTGAATAACTTCCAGGAAGCCGAGACGCCTGGCGCGGTCTCTCCCAATCAGCCCCACCTTCCACAACAGAGTGTTGTGATCAATGGGAATGCTCATCCAcaccacctccatcaccaccatcacatTCATCACGGGCACCACCTCCACCATGGGCACCACCACCCATCCcatgctgctgtggccagtgcatccATTCCTGGAGGGCCACCCTCAAGCCCTGTATCCAGAAAACTCTCCACAACTGGAAGCTCTGACGGTGTTGCACCAGTTGCACCAGCTTCTGCTGTATCATCGAGTGGCTCACCTGCATCTGTAATGACTAATATCCgtgcccccagcactgcaggcggtataGGTATAAATTCTGTTACTGGCACTAATACAGTGAATAATGTTAACATTGCTGCTGTGGGTAGTTTCAGTCCTAATGTGACAAGCAGCGTGCTGGGGAGTGCTAATATAAGTGCAAGCAATATTCCTAGTGCTGCTAGTGTGAGTGTTGGGCCTGGAGTTCCTAGTGGTGTTAATGTAAATATCTTGAGTGGCATGGGCAATGGTACTGTTTCTTCTTCTGCTGTTGTTAACAGTGTCCCTGGTGCAGCTGCAGGAATGACTGTGGGATTGGTGTCAAGTCAGCAGCAACAGCCAACCGTTAACACATCAAGGTTCAGAGTGGTGAAGTTAGATTCTAGTTCTGAACCCTTTAAAAAAGGTAGATGGACTTGCACTGAGTTCTATGAAAAAGAAAACGCTGTACCTGCTACTGAAGGCGTGGCGATAAATAAAGTGGTGGAGACTGTAAGACAGAACCCGGTAGAAGTGTCTTCTGAGCGAGAGAGCACTAGTGGGAGTTCAGTGAGCAGTAGCGTCAGCACACTGAGTCACTACACAGAGAGTGTGGGAAGTGGAGAGATGGGAACCCCTACAGTGGTGGTGCAGCCGCAACAGCAgcagccgccaccaccaccagcccTTCAAGGTGTGGCCCTCCAACAAATGGATTTCAGTAGCGCCGGTCCACAGAGCATTTCTCAGCCGCAGATGTCGCAAGTACAATTACAGTCTCAAGAACTGAGCTATCAGCAAAAGCAAGGTCTTCAACCAGTACCTCTGCAAGCCACCATAAATGCTGCAACTGGTATCCAGCCATCGCCTGTAAACGTGGTTGGTGTAACTTCAGCTTTAGGTCAGCAGCCTTCCATTTCTAGTTTGGCTCAACCCCAACTGCCATATTCCCAGACGGCTCCCCCAGTGCAAACTCCTCTTCCAGGGGCACCACCCCAGCAGTTACAATATGGACAACATCAACCAATGGTTTCTACACAGTTGGCCCCAGGCCATGGTCAACCAGTGACTCAGAATCCTACTTCAGAGTATGTACAACAGCAGCCGATGCTTCAGACAGCCATGTCTTCTGGACAGCCCAGTTCTGCAGGAGTGGGAGCAGGAGCAACAGTGATTCCTGTGGCTCAGCCACCGGGTATCCAGCTGCCAGTGCAGCCCATAGCAGTCCAAGCACAACCTGCAGGGGCATCTAGCCAGCCTGTTGGCCAGGCTCAGACAGCAGTGTCTGCTGTACCTGCTGGCAGTCAAATGGCAAATGTTGGTCAACAAGCAAACATACCTACCGCAGTGCAGCAGCCCTCTACCCAAGTTACACCTTCAGTTATTCAGCAAGGTGCTCCTCCATCTTCACAAGTAGTTCCACCTGCTCAAACTGGGATTATCCATCAGGGAGTTCAAACTAGCGCTTCAAGCCTTCCTCAACAATTGGTTATTGCACCCCAAAGTACCTTGTTAACTGTGCCTCCCCAGCCACAAGGAGTAGAACCAGTAGCTCAAGGAGTGTCACAGCAGTTGCCTGCAGTTAGTCCTTTGCCCTCTGCTAGTAGTATTTCTGTTACCAATCAGGTTAGTTCAACTGGTCCTTCTGGAATGCCTTCCGCCCCAACAAACTTGGTTCCACCACAGAATATAGCAcaaacccctgccacccaaaatgGTAATTTGGTTCAAAGTGTTAGTCAACCTCCCTTGATAGCAACTAATATAAATTTGCCCTTGGCACAGCAGATACCACTAAGTTCTGCGCAGTTCTCTGCACAATCGTTAGCTCAGGCAATTGGAAGCCAAATTGAAGATGCCAGGCGCCCAGCGGAGCCCTCCTTAGTTGGCTTACCTCAAACTCTCAGTGGTGACAGTGGGGGAATGTCAGCAGTTTCAGATGGGAGTAGCAGCAGCCTagcagcctctgcttctcttttcccGTTGAAGGTGCTACCGCTGACGACACCCCTGGTGGATGGTGAAGATGAGAG
- the TSC22D1 gene encoding TSC22 domain family protein 1 isoform X9 has product MERSLGSRCHHHRRRRRRAPAVLREDPASLRARPRLVAGLTVPGAPPPPRSQPRRPGPSRGQRFLPEQPPRAQGLAREGRSGRRLRLRRRRRRRRRNRAGRSVRSRFPLRRLAYKDYGAEGNCTRLLRPPVPNTMHQPPESTAAAAAAAADISARKMAHPAMFPRRGSAGGSASALSAAGTGIGSNATSSEDFPPPSLLQPPPPAASSSSGPQPPPPQSLNLLSQAQLQAQPLAPGGTQMKKKSGFQITSVTPAQISASISSNNSIAEDTESYDDLDESHTEDLSSSEILDVSLSRATDLGEPERSSSEETLNNFQEAETPGAVSPNQPHLPQQSVVINGNAHPHHLHHHHHIHHGHHLHHGHHHPSHAAVASASIPGGPPSSPVSRKLSTTGSSDGVAPVAPASAVSSSGSPASVMTNIRAPSTAGGIGINSVTGTNTVNNVNIAAVGSFSPNVTSSVLGSANISASNIPSAASVSVGPGVPSGVNVNILSGMGNGTVSSSAVVNSVPGAAAGMTVGLVSSQQQQPTVNTSRFRVVKLDSSSEPFKKGRWTCTEFYEKENAVPATEGVAINKVVETVRQNPVEVSSERESTSGSSVSSSVSTLSHYTESVGSGEMGTPTVVVQPQQQQPPPPPALQGVALQQMDFSSAGPQSISQPQMSQVQLQSQELSYQQKQGLQPVPLQATINAATGIQPSPVNVVGVTSALGQQPSISSLAQPQLPYSQTAPPVQTPLPGAPPQQLQYGQHQPMVSTQLAPGHGQPVTQNPTSEYVQQQPMLQTAMSSGQPSSAGVGAGATVIPVAQPPGIQLPVQPIAVQAQPAGASSQPVGQAQTAVSAVPAGSQMANVGQQANIPTAVQQPSTQVTPSVIQQGAPPSSQVVPPAQTGIIHQGVQTSASSLPQQLVIAPQSTLLTVPPQPQGVEPVAQGVSQQLPAVSPLPSASSISVTNQVLPLTTPLVDGEDERQRDSKLPSSDSLPKCLQWSGLEPNPGSRNSTQVSHMGARTHPPKPSPAVCQGEHQQEAGSGSKGGT; this is encoded by the exons cctcgTTGCTGGGCTCACCGTACCGggcgccccgccgccgccccgctcGCAGCCGCGCCGCCCGGGCCCCAGCCGCGGCCAGCGTTTCCTCCCGGAGCAGCCGCCGCGAGCCCAGGGG CTCGCCCGCGAAGGCAGGAGCGGCCGGCGCCTtcggctgaggaggaggaggaggaggagaaggaggaatcGCGCCGGGCGGAGCGTCAGGTCCCGTTTTCCTCTCCGGCGTCTCGCATACAAAGATTACGGTGCAGAAGGAAATTGCACTCGCCTCCTCCGCCCCCCGGTACCCAACACAATGCACCAGCCGCCTGAGtccaccgccgccgccgcggcggcCGCCGCAGACATTAGTGCTAGGAAGATGGCGCACCCGGCAATGTTCCCTCGAAGGGGCAGCGCTGGTGGCAGCGCCTCTGCTCTCAGTGCAGCAGGTACTGGCATCGGGAGTAATGCCACATCTTCCGAGGATTTTCCGCCGCCCTCGCTGCTCCAGCCGCCGCCTCCTGCAGCATCTTCCTCGTCGGGACCACAGCCTCCGCCTCCACAAAGCCTGAACCTCCTCTCGCAGGCTCAGCTGCAGGCACAGCCTCTTGCGCCAGGCGGaactcaaatgaaaaagaaaagtggcTTCCAGATAACTAGCGTCACTCCGGCTCAGATCTCCGCCAGTATCAGCTCTAACAACAGTATAGCGGAGGATACAGAGAGCTATGACGATCTGGATGAATCTCacacggaagacctctcttcctccgAGATCCTTGATGTGTCACTTTCCAGGGCTACTGACTTGGGGGAGCCTGAGCGCAGCTCCTCGGAGGAGACTCTGAATAACTTCCAGGAAGCCGAGACGCCTGGCGCGGTCTCTCCCAATCAGCCCCACCTTCCACAACAGAGTGTTGTGATCAATGGGAATGCTCATCCAcaccacctccatcaccaccatcacatTCATCACGGGCACCACCTCCACCATGGGCACCACCACCCATCCcatgctgctgtggccagtgcatccATTCCTGGAGGGCCACCCTCAAGCCCTGTATCCAGAAAACTCTCCACAACTGGAAGCTCTGACGGTGTTGCACCAGTTGCACCAGCTTCTGCTGTATCATCGAGTGGCTCACCTGCATCTGTAATGACTAATATCCgtgcccccagcactgcaggcggtataGGTATAAATTCTGTTACTGGCACTAATACAGTGAATAATGTTAACATTGCTGCTGTGGGTAGTTTCAGTCCTAATGTGACAAGCAGCGTGCTGGGGAGTGCTAATATAAGTGCAAGCAATATTCCTAGTGCTGCTAGTGTGAGTGTTGGGCCTGGAGTTCCTAGTGGTGTTAATGTAAATATCTTGAGTGGCATGGGCAATGGTACTGTTTCTTCTTCTGCTGTTGTTAACAGTGTCCCTGGTGCAGCTGCAGGAATGACTGTGGGATTGGTGTCAAGTCAGCAGCAACAGCCAACCGTTAACACATCAAGGTTCAGAGTGGTGAAGTTAGATTCTAGTTCTGAACCCTTTAAAAAAGGTAGATGGACTTGCACTGAGTTCTATGAAAAAGAAAACGCTGTACCTGCTACTGAAGGCGTGGCGATAAATAAAGTGGTGGAGACTGTAAGACAGAACCCGGTAGAAGTGTCTTCTGAGCGAGAGAGCACTAGTGGGAGTTCAGTGAGCAGTAGCGTCAGCACACTGAGTCACTACACAGAGAGTGTGGGAAGTGGAGAGATGGGAACCCCTACAGTGGTGGTGCAGCCGCAACAGCAgcagccgccaccaccaccagcccTTCAAGGTGTGGCCCTCCAACAAATGGATTTCAGTAGCGCCGGTCCACAGAGCATTTCTCAGCCGCAGATGTCGCAAGTACAATTACAGTCTCAAGAACTGAGCTATCAGCAAAAGCAAGGTCTTCAACCAGTACCTCTGCAAGCCACCATAAATGCTGCAACTGGTATCCAGCCATCGCCTGTAAACGTGGTTGGTGTAACTTCAGCTTTAGGTCAGCAGCCTTCCATTTCTAGTTTGGCTCAACCCCAACTGCCATATTCCCAGACGGCTCCCCCAGTGCAAACTCCTCTTCCAGGGGCACCACCCCAGCAGTTACAATATGGACAACATCAACCAATGGTTTCTACACAGTTGGCCCCAGGCCATGGTCAACCAGTGACTCAGAATCCTACTTCAGAGTATGTACAACAGCAGCCGATGCTTCAGACAGCCATGTCTTCTGGACAGCCCAGTTCTGCAGGAGTGGGAGCAGGAGCAACAGTGATTCCTGTGGCTCAGCCACCGGGTATCCAGCTGCCAGTGCAGCCCATAGCAGTCCAAGCACAACCTGCAGGGGCATCTAGCCAGCCTGTTGGCCAGGCTCAGACAGCAGTGTCTGCTGTACCTGCTGGCAGTCAAATGGCAAATGTTGGTCAACAAGCAAACATACCTACCGCAGTGCAGCAGCCCTCTACCCAAGTTACACCTTCAGTTATTCAGCAAGGTGCTCCTCCATCTTCACAAGTAGTTCCACCTGCTCAAACTGGGATTATCCATCAGGGAGTTCAAACTAGCGCTTCAAGCCTTCCTCAACAATTGGTTATTGCACCCCAAAGTACCTTGTTAACTGTGCCTCCCCAGCCACAAGGAGTAGAACCAGTAGCTCAAGGAGTGTCACAGCAGTTGCCTGCAGTTAGTCCTTTGCCCTCTGCTAGTAGTATTTCTGTTACCAATCAG GTGCTACCGCTGACGACACCCCTGGTGGATGGTGAAGATGAGAG
- the TSC22D1 gene encoding TSC22 domain family protein 1 isoform X11, which translates to MERSLGSRCHHHRRRRRRAPAVLREDPASLRARPRLVAGLTVPGAPPPPRSQPRRPGPSRGQRFLPEQPPRAQGLAREGRSGRRLRLRRRRRRRRRNRAGRSVRSRFPLRRLAYKDYGAEGNCTRLLRPPVPNTMHQPPESTAAAAAAAADISARKMAHPAMFPRRGSAGGSASALSAAGTGIGSNATSSEDFPPPSLLQPPPPAASSSSGPQPPPPQSLNLLSQAQLQAQPLAPGGTQMKKKSGFQITSVTPAQISASISSNNSIAEDTESYDDLDESHTEDLSSSEILDVSLSRATDLGEPERSSSEETLNNFQEAETPGAVSPNQPHLPQQSVVINGNAHPHHLHHHHHIHHGHHLHHGHHHPSHAAVASASIPGGPPSSPVSRKLSTTGSSDGVAPVAPASAVSSSGSPASVMTNIRAPSTAGGIGINSVTGTNTVNNVNIAAVGSFSPNVTSSVLGSANISASNIPSAASVSVGPGVPSGVNVNILSGMGNGTVSSSAVVNSVPGAAAGMTVGLVSSQQQQPTVNTSRFRVVKLDSSSEPFKKGRWTCTEFYEKENAVPATEGVAINKVVETVRQNPVEVSSERESTSGSSVSSSVSTLSHYTESVGSGEMGTPTVVVQPQQQQPPPPPALQGVALQQMDFSSAGPQSISQPQMSQVQLQSQELSYQQKQGLQPVPLQATINAATGIQPSPVNVVGVTSALGQQPSISSLAQPQLPYSQTAPPVQTPLPGAPPQQLQYGQHQPMVSTQLAPGHGQPVTQNPTSEYVQQQPMLQTAMSSGQPSSAGVGAGATVIPVAQPPGIQLPVQPIAVQAQPAGASSQPVGQAQTAVSAVPAGSQMANVGQQANIPTAVQQPSTQVTPSVIQQGAPPSSQVVPPAQTGIIHQGVQTSASSLPQQLVIAPQSTLLTVPPQPQGVEPVAQGVSQQLPAVSPLPSASSISVTNQVLPLTTPLVDGEDESSLFQCFSPTRGARSDPRTTDTAKTTESF; encoded by the exons cctcgTTGCTGGGCTCACCGTACCGggcgccccgccgccgccccgctcGCAGCCGCGCCGCCCGGGCCCCAGCCGCGGCCAGCGTTTCCTCCCGGAGCAGCCGCCGCGAGCCCAGGGG CTCGCCCGCGAAGGCAGGAGCGGCCGGCGCCTtcggctgaggaggaggaggaggaggagaaggaggaatcGCGCCGGGCGGAGCGTCAGGTCCCGTTTTCCTCTCCGGCGTCTCGCATACAAAGATTACGGTGCAGAAGGAAATTGCACTCGCCTCCTCCGCCCCCCGGTACCCAACACAATGCACCAGCCGCCTGAGtccaccgccgccgccgcggcggcCGCCGCAGACATTAGTGCTAGGAAGATGGCGCACCCGGCAATGTTCCCTCGAAGGGGCAGCGCTGGTGGCAGCGCCTCTGCTCTCAGTGCAGCAGGTACTGGCATCGGGAGTAATGCCACATCTTCCGAGGATTTTCCGCCGCCCTCGCTGCTCCAGCCGCCGCCTCCTGCAGCATCTTCCTCGTCGGGACCACAGCCTCCGCCTCCACAAAGCCTGAACCTCCTCTCGCAGGCTCAGCTGCAGGCACAGCCTCTTGCGCCAGGCGGaactcaaatgaaaaagaaaagtggcTTCCAGATAACTAGCGTCACTCCGGCTCAGATCTCCGCCAGTATCAGCTCTAACAACAGTATAGCGGAGGATACAGAGAGCTATGACGATCTGGATGAATCTCacacggaagacctctcttcctccgAGATCCTTGATGTGTCACTTTCCAGGGCTACTGACTTGGGGGAGCCTGAGCGCAGCTCCTCGGAGGAGACTCTGAATAACTTCCAGGAAGCCGAGACGCCTGGCGCGGTCTCTCCCAATCAGCCCCACCTTCCACAACAGAGTGTTGTGATCAATGGGAATGCTCATCCAcaccacctccatcaccaccatcacatTCATCACGGGCACCACCTCCACCATGGGCACCACCACCCATCCcatgctgctgtggccagtgcatccATTCCTGGAGGGCCACCCTCAAGCCCTGTATCCAGAAAACTCTCCACAACTGGAAGCTCTGACGGTGTTGCACCAGTTGCACCAGCTTCTGCTGTATCATCGAGTGGCTCACCTGCATCTGTAATGACTAATATCCgtgcccccagcactgcaggcggtataGGTATAAATTCTGTTACTGGCACTAATACAGTGAATAATGTTAACATTGCTGCTGTGGGTAGTTTCAGTCCTAATGTGACAAGCAGCGTGCTGGGGAGTGCTAATATAAGTGCAAGCAATATTCCTAGTGCTGCTAGTGTGAGTGTTGGGCCTGGAGTTCCTAGTGGTGTTAATGTAAATATCTTGAGTGGCATGGGCAATGGTACTGTTTCTTCTTCTGCTGTTGTTAACAGTGTCCCTGGTGCAGCTGCAGGAATGACTGTGGGATTGGTGTCAAGTCAGCAGCAACAGCCAACCGTTAACACATCAAGGTTCAGAGTGGTGAAGTTAGATTCTAGTTCTGAACCCTTTAAAAAAGGTAGATGGACTTGCACTGAGTTCTATGAAAAAGAAAACGCTGTACCTGCTACTGAAGGCGTGGCGATAAATAAAGTGGTGGAGACTGTAAGACAGAACCCGGTAGAAGTGTCTTCTGAGCGAGAGAGCACTAGTGGGAGTTCAGTGAGCAGTAGCGTCAGCACACTGAGTCACTACACAGAGAGTGTGGGAAGTGGAGAGATGGGAACCCCTACAGTGGTGGTGCAGCCGCAACAGCAgcagccgccaccaccaccagcccTTCAAGGTGTGGCCCTCCAACAAATGGATTTCAGTAGCGCCGGTCCACAGAGCATTTCTCAGCCGCAGATGTCGCAAGTACAATTACAGTCTCAAGAACTGAGCTATCAGCAAAAGCAAGGTCTTCAACCAGTACCTCTGCAAGCCACCATAAATGCTGCAACTGGTATCCAGCCATCGCCTGTAAACGTGGTTGGTGTAACTTCAGCTTTAGGTCAGCAGCCTTCCATTTCTAGTTTGGCTCAACCCCAACTGCCATATTCCCAGACGGCTCCCCCAGTGCAAACTCCTCTTCCAGGGGCACCACCCCAGCAGTTACAATATGGACAACATCAACCAATGGTTTCTACACAGTTGGCCCCAGGCCATGGTCAACCAGTGACTCAGAATCCTACTTCAGAGTATGTACAACAGCAGCCGATGCTTCAGACAGCCATGTCTTCTGGACAGCCCAGTTCTGCAGGAGTGGGAGCAGGAGCAACAGTGATTCCTGTGGCTCAGCCACCGGGTATCCAGCTGCCAGTGCAGCCCATAGCAGTCCAAGCACAACCTGCAGGGGCATCTAGCCAGCCTGTTGGCCAGGCTCAGACAGCAGTGTCTGCTGTACCTGCTGGCAGTCAAATGGCAAATGTTGGTCAACAAGCAAACATACCTACCGCAGTGCAGCAGCCCTCTACCCAAGTTACACCTTCAGTTATTCAGCAAGGTGCTCCTCCATCTTCACAAGTAGTTCCACCTGCTCAAACTGGGATTATCCATCAGGGAGTTCAAACTAGCGCTTCAAGCCTTCCTCAACAATTGGTTATTGCACCCCAAAGTACCTTGTTAACTGTGCCTCCCCAGCCACAAGGAGTAGAACCAGTAGCTCAAGGAGTGTCACAGCAGTTGCCTGCAGTTAGTCCTTTGCCCTCTGCTAGTAGTATTTCTGTTACCAATCAG GTGCTACCGCTGACGACACCCCTGGTGGATGGTGAAGATGAGAG